The [Clostridium] scindens ATCC 35704 nucleotide sequence AGTTAACTAGGAGGGAAAGAACTATTACCTGATTGACACAGAATCAATTATATAGTGCTAAACTGCAGAAATTGACATAGAACAATAACGATGGGATCGGAACTGTATAAATCACGAGCGGAAAGCAAAATGCTTTCCGCTTTTGCAGTTGGTAGGCGTAAAGATGACTGTGACGTGCTTACCGTGATTTCCATTATCTTTGCCTTCATCGAGTTCCTAAGACGCTCAGACGATAAAGACGACAAGAAGGATTGATACATATTAGGGGAGACAAGACAGAAAAGGGGAGTAAAAATATGAAGAACGTTAAAAAAATCGTGGCATTCGTGATTGCAGCCGCGCTGGTTGCCACGGGATATGCAAGCTTGGACGATGTGGCTGGCATGCTGGGCGAGCCGGAGGCGAAGATTGCAGATACGACCGCCGAAGGCGAGATGAAAGTCACGTTTCTGGATGTAGGGCAGGGAGACTGCACGCTGATCCAGGCAGGCGGACAGAACATGGTGATGGATGTAGGCAATAATGACCAGGGAGAGCGGGTGGTTTCCTATCTTAAGGAGCAAGGGATCGGGAAACTGGATTACCTTCTTCTCAGCCATCCGGACGCAGACCACATCGGAGGAGGGGATAATGTCCTGGAGAACTTTGAAGTACAGACGGTGATCATGCCGGAGGTAGCCAATGATACCATGACCTACCAGGAGGTAATGGAAGAGATCAGCCGCTACGATGTGGATGTAAAGTACCCGGAAGTTGGGGATATCTTTACGCTGGGGGACGCGG carries:
- a CDS encoding ComEC/Rec2 family competence protein, yielding MKNVKKIVAFVIAAALVATGYASLDDVAGMLGEPEAKIADTTAEGEMKVTFLDVGQGDCTLIQAGGQNMVMDVGNNDQGERVVSYLKEQGIGKLDYLLLSHPDADHIGGGDNVLENFEVQTVIMPEVANDTMTYQEVMEEISRYDVDVKYPEVGDIFTLGDAEFTVLCPEPELVSQDDMNNSSVGIKLVHGENSFVMCGDAEAKSEQEMVKRFGSSLECDVLKCGHHGSNTATSDEFLAAVNPTWAVISCGKENRYGHPHSEVLDKLENDDVQIYRTDLRGTITAVSDGSQISWKCEK